The segment GCTCCGCCACCGCGCCGCGCCGCGCGACGTGCAGCGGATGCCGCGGCGCGCAGTCCCCGCAGTACCGCGCGCTGCCGCGACACGACGCGAGCCCCTGGATCGTCGCGCCGCAGTCGTCGCACCGCAGCAGCGGCACGCGGCTCGGGGGGATCGTCGCGTCGGGCATCAGCGCCCCGTCACGCGCGCCCACGCGCGCCGCCACCACGGCCACCGGCGCGCGATCGGCGCCATCGGCGCCCCCTCGCCCACCGGCATCGTCGAGCGCTCGACCACCTGGAGCGTCACGCCGATCATCGACGGGTAGCGCCGCGCGGCCTCCACGAGCGCGAACGACAGCACCTCGTGCGCGTACTGCGGGCCGGCATCGTAGTACCCGACCTGCGCGAGCCGGTCGCCCCCGTCGAGCACGAGGCACGCCACCGCGCGCTTCTCCGCCGCGAGCTGGTCCGCCACGGATCGCATCTCGCGGCAGGCGGCCTGTGTGGCCTCGGCCGCCCGGCGCCCCAGCGCCGCGCACGACTCGTCGCTGTGCTCGCGCACGAGCGTGACCTCGCCAGTCTCATCGGGCATCGCCGGTATCCTCCTCGTCCCGCCACCCGTCCACTGCGGCCGCCGTGGACCGCGCATAGCCGAGGTGGATCGCCTGGAGCCTCACCAACACCGCCACCGCGCGGCCATGCTTCTCTAGCCATCCGCAGAGCGTCGAGTCATACCCGCCCACGTAGCGCGCGTCCATGGGTGGCAGCGCGTCTACGTCGCTCGGGATCGCGCCTCGCCGCACCACGCGCAGCCCGCCGACGCTGGACACCGACCACCGATGCCCGTCCGGGGCCGCCTCGCGCGCCGCTACCTCGGGGAGCCCGCCGGGCGTCGGGATCGGCACCACCATCGCGAGGCGCGGATCGGCGAGCAGTTGCGCGGCCGCGTAGTCCGTCCAGTCGCGGGGATTCGGGCGCCCTGCGTCGGTGACCGTGTAGCCTGGCACCAGCACGAGGTCGTCGTCGGTGAGCACGTAGGGGTCTGTCTCGGCCCACGCGGCGGCCCAGGCATGGCGCGCGCGCTGCGATCCCTCGCGCGCCTGGGCGTGCACCACCGCGCCCACGGCATGCAACCGCTCGCCGAGCCCGAGCACGTGCGCGGCCTGCCAGAACGGCCCCGCCGGTGGGCCGAGGTCGTGGATCATCACGCGCGCGACGTGCCCCGCCTCGGCCTCCTGGCACCACCAGTCTAGCGTCGAGATGGCGCAGCCCACGCGGAAACGCGACCGCGCGCCGAGCGTCACGCAGACATCGAGCGCCGCCGGCATCAATCGCATCCGCTCTCGGCGTGCGTGTCGCGCGGGAACGCGGCCGGCACCGCCAGGTCCGGCCACACCGTCGAGTAGGCGCCGCCAGGGAAGTGCGCCACGCGGAGCGACCGCGGCGCCACACTCGTGTAGTAGCCGACCTGGTGGCCGGCCGCGCGGATGGCCGTCGCGAGCACGCGGTCATACGCGCGCGGCGCCGACGGGTCCGGTGGCGGGTAGTCGATGGCGGCGGCCGTGCGCCACACGCGCAGCCCGCCGCCGGCACCACCCTCGGCGACCGGCGCGGATTCCATGGAGGATGGCGCGTCCTCGATGGTGTGCGGCAGCGTGCACGACGAGAGCAGCGCCGTCACCATCGCGTAGTGCGGGTCGCGCTCGGCGAGCGCCACGGCCATGGCCACCGAGAACTCGGGGCGCGGCATGATGTCGTCGTCGGTAGCGACGTAGTAGGGCGCGCCGAGGTCGCGGGCGTACCGCTGCGACTCGATGTGGCGCCGCCGTTGCGAGTCGTCGGGCGGGAGTCGCACGATATCGAGCGCCGGGTGGGCGCCGTACCCCCACGTGCGCAGCGTCGTCCAGAGCCGCACATCCGCCCCGGCGTCGAGCACGATGATCTGGCTGGCCTCGCGGTGACGCAGCCAGAACGTAATGACGGCCGCCGCGACGAGGCCGCGAATGCTGTCCTGCCCGTCGGGCGAGCCGGTCGTGATGAAGACGGGCCAGGTCACGCGCGCCCCAGTCCGAGCCATGCGCGTGCTGCCGCTTCGGCCGATGCGGCGTCCTTGGACTGCCCCTCCGCAAGCAGCCGGTCGTGGCTGTTTACGAGCATCCATCGGCCGCTCGGGTAGACGAAGGCCGCCACGCCGTAGTCGGGCGTCTCGAAAAGCAGAATGCGACGGACGCCGGCCGGCGGACTACACGCGCCATCTCCGTGGCCGATGTCCTGGGGCCGAACGGTCATGCGAGCGCCTCCTCGGTGGCCGCCACGAGCGCGGCCACCACCTCGTCGACCTGCCACTCCGTCATCCCGACCCACAGTGGGAGCGACACCATCGAGTCCGCGAGCCGCTCCGCAACGGGACACTGGCCCGCGCGGTACCCGAATCGCCACGGCGGCATCTGGGGGGGCAGGTGCGCGTAGGCGACGGCCGAGCCGATGCCGCGGGATGAGAGCCCGGCGCGCACGAGGCTGCGCTGGCGCGCGCCAGTGGCGCGCCGGTAGGTCGCGTCGTTCCAGCGCACGACGTAGTGATACCAGGCCGGCACCTCGTCGCGATGGGGTGTGGGTAGTGCCCACCAGCGCTCCGCGCACGCCTCGCGCAGCGCCATGCCGTAGAGCGTCGCCAGGCGCCGACGCGCGAATAGCCGCTCCGCGTGCTTCGCGATCCGTACACGCAGCCACGCCGCGTGCACCTCGTCGAGCCGGCTGTTGCCGCCGACCTGGTGCGACCAATGCGCGTGCCAGGGGTCGTACCCATACTGGCGTAGGCGCCGGATTTCGGCCGCTACGGCGCGATCACTCGTCGCTACGGCGCCGCCGTCCCCGAGTCCCCCGAGCGGCTTGGTGGGGTAGAAGCTGAGCGCGGCGGCCGTCCCACCAGCGCCGGCCTCGATGCCATCATGCCGCGCCCCAAGCGCCTGCGCGCAGTCCTCGACAATCGGCGTCCCGGGCGTTACGAGCGGCAGCGGACGCGCGTAGCGGCCATGAAGATGTACGTAGATGAGCGCCGCGAAATCGTCTGGCACCGAATCCGTTGCGGCCTCGTCCAGGCACGCATCCTCAATGGACACATCCGCGTACACCGGCACCGCGCCCGCCGCCACGACAGCAGCCACCG is part of the bacterium genome and harbors:
- a CDS encoding DegT/DnrJ/EryC1/StrS family aminotransferase, coding for MGSLLRIPFWSGAHEWAEDREAVHAALDAVAASGQWILGPEVDAFEYELATSLGVDEAVGVANGTDALTLALRAVGVRPGDHVVVPALTAVPTVAAVVAAGAVPVYADVSIEDACLDEAATDSVPDDFAALIYVHLHGRYARPLPLVTPGTPIVEDCAQALGARHDGIEAGAGGTAAALSFYPTKPLGGLGDGGAVATSDRAVAAEIRRLRQYGYDPWHAHWSHQVGGNSRLDEVHAAWLRVRIAKHAERLFARRRLATLYGMALREACAERWWALPTPHRDEVPAWYHYVVRWNDATYRRATGARQRSLVRAGLSSRGIGSAVAYAHLPPQMPPWRFGYRAGQCPVAERLADSMVSLPLWVGMTEWQVDEVVAALVAATEEALA